One segment of Tenrec ecaudatus isolate mTenEca1 chromosome 1, mTenEca1.hap1, whole genome shotgun sequence DNA contains the following:
- the CASP9 gene encoding caspase-9 encodes MDEVDRLLLRRLRLQLVRELLVTELWDALLSRGLFTADMIEDIQRAGSGSRRDQARQLITDLETRGSQALPLFISCLRDTGQDRLASLLSTSRQAANQDPEASRSLDAGLGPIPLNPDEQRIHQIKQDPSRTALGHLPVVPRPVDVGCGRDTSAPRWGRNADLAYVLDADPCGYCLIINNVNFSSKSGHPRRDGSNIDCEKLQRRFCKLHFTVEVKCDLPAQVMLQVLEALAQRDHSALNCCVVVILSHGCESSHLQFPGAVYGTDGCAVPVEKIVNFFNGACCPSLGGKPKLFFIQACGGVKKDLGFEVGSVSPDGRASDSNVESDAAPFPEDLGSSDQPDAVASLPTPSDIFVSYSTFPRFVSWRDTKCGSWYIETLDSVFEQWADSEDLQTLLVRVANTVSEKGMYKQMPGCFNFLRKKLFFKT; translated from the exons ATGGACGAAGTGGACCGACTGCTTCTTCGGCGGCTCAGGCTGCAGCTGGTCCGAGAGCTGCTGGTGACCGAGCTCTGGGACGCGCTGCTCAGCCGCGGGCTCTTCACGGCCGACATGATCGAGGACATCCAG CGGGCAGGCTCTGGATCTCGGCGGGATCAAGCCAGACAGCTGATCACAGATCTAGAGACTCGTGGGAGCCAGGCTCTGCCTTTGTTCATCTCCTGCTTACGAGACACAGGCCAGGATAGGCTGGCTTCATTGCTGAGCACAAGCCGTCAAGCAGCAAATCAAGATCCGGAAGCCAGCAGATCCCTGGATGCTGGGCTTGGACCCATACCCCTCAACCCAGATGAGCAGAGGATCCACCAAATAAAGCAGGATCCCTCGAGGACTGCCTTGGGGCACCTACCAGTGGTTCCCAGGCCAGTGGATGTGGGCTGTGGACGTGATACCA GTGCTCCGAGATGGGGAAGAAATGCGGATTTG GCATATGTGCTGGACGCCGACCCTTGTGGCTACTGCCTCATTATCAACAACGTGAACTTCAGCTCCAAGTCGGGGCACCCCCGCCGCGATGGCTCCAACATCGACTGTGAGAAGCTGCAGCGACGTTTCTGCAAGCTGCATTTCACGGTGGAGGTGAAGTGTGACCTCCCTGCCCAG GTCATGCTCCAGGTCTTGGAGGCGCTGGCACAGCGGGACCACAGCGCACTGAACTGCTGTGTGGTGGTTATCCTCTCCCACGGCTGTGAG TCTAGTCACCTCCAGTTCCCGGGGGCCGTGTATGGCACGGACGGCTGTGCCGTGCCTGTGGAGAAAATCGTGAACTTCTTCAATGGGGCCTGTTGCCCCAGCTTGGGAGGGAAGCCCAAGCTCTTCTTCATCCAGGCCTGTGGTGGAG TGAAGAAAGACCTTGGGTTCGAGGTGGGCTCTGTGTCCCCGGATGGCAGGGCCTCGGACAGCAACGTCGAGTCTGATGCCGCCCCCTTCCCGGAAGACCTGGGGAGCTCGGACCAGCCGGACGCTGTGGCCAGCTTACCGACACCCAGTGACATCTTTGTGTCCTACTCCACCTTCCCAC GCTTCGTCTCCTGGAGGGACACCAAGTGCGGCTCCTGGTACATCGAGACCCTGGACAGCGTCTTTGAGCAGTGGGCGGACTCCGAGGATCTTCAGACCCTCCTGGTCAGG GTGGCCAACACTGTTTCCGAGAAAGGGATGTACAAGCAGATGCCGGGCTGTTTTAATTTCCTCCGGAAAAAACTCTTCTTTAAAACGTAA